The following is a genomic window from Rutidosis leptorrhynchoides isolate AG116_Rl617_1_P2 chromosome 8, CSIRO_AGI_Rlap_v1, whole genome shotgun sequence.
TTGCAACTTTAAAGGCTTCCCAACCTTCCACATTGTACTCGTTCAACAAATTGTCACAGAATCTAAGAAACCCCGGTTTTGAAATCCAAGTGTTATTAAATCGAAAGGGTTTAGGGCCCCAATTTGCTAAGACTTTTGCCCATATCAGAGGCTTGTGATCGGAACGTTCTTGGGGATCGGTTTGAAGAATAGCTTCGGGCCATAAAAGAGCCCATTTATCATTAATCAGGACGCGATCAATACGAGAAAATTTTCCTAAAGGACCCTCCCATGTAAATTCATCATTGGAAAGCACTTGGTCAATGAGATTAGCTTGGAGAATGAAATCATTAAATGAATCGATGCTATTTTGATCAATAACTTCGCGTAATCTTTCCTCGGGAGAACGTACTGAATTAAAGTAGCCTAGAAAACACAACGGGCCAGGCCACTGATTTGCCATAATCGTTAATTGAGACCAAACAAAATGCTTCTTATGTTCAAGGTGAGGAGCGTAAATGTTAACGATAAAGACGATTTGATTATTAGGAAGATACCTTAAAATGGTAGCAATCCAATGTTTACAAGACCAACTATGGATTAAAGAGAAGAAGTCGAGCCTCCAAATTGAGAGTAAACCTCCTGACCTCCCACTTGCTTCTTTTTGGATTGAGTCGAAAGCAAAGT
Proteins encoded in this region:
- the LOC139864205 gene encoding uncharacterized protein, which translates into the protein MVKRVTQPTLNEIWKHFAFDSIQKEASGRSGGLLSIWRLDFFSLIHSWSCKHWIATILRYLPNNQIVFIVNIYAPHLEHKKHFVWSQLTIMANQWPGPLCFLGYFNSVRSPEERLREVIDQNSIDSFNDFILQANLIDQVLSNDEFTWEGPLGKFSRIDRVLINDKWALLWPEAILQTDPQERSDHKPLIWAKVLANWGPKPFRFNNTWISKPGFLRFCDNLLNEYNVEGWEAFKVAKKLRVLKADLKI